In a single window of the Synechococcus sp. HK05 genome:
- the ppk2 gene encoding polyphosphate kinase 2 — MTGDDASRPRLKRKLYDQELARLQVELVKMQYWVKATGFRLMVLFEGRDAAGKGGTIKCITEPLNPRGCRVVALGTPSDQQRSQWYFQRYVEHFPSGGEIVLFDRSWYNRAGVERVMGFCSEAELREFEQSCPEFERMLVRSGIVLLKYWFSVSDAEQEARFQARIDDPARRWKLSPMDLQSRDRWLEFSRAKDEMFAHTNIPEAPWFTVEADDKRRARLNCIRHLLSKVPYEDMTPPAQKLPPRRSAKGYKRPPINEQFFVPNAYP, encoded by the coding sequence ATGACGGGCGATGACGCCAGCCGCCCCCGCCTGAAGCGCAAGCTCTACGACCAGGAGCTGGCGCGGCTGCAGGTGGAGCTGGTGAAGATGCAGTACTGGGTGAAGGCCACCGGCTTTCGCCTGATGGTGCTGTTTGAAGGCCGTGATGCCGCCGGCAAGGGCGGCACGATCAAATGCATCACCGAACCGCTCAATCCCCGCGGATGCCGGGTGGTGGCCCTCGGTACGCCGAGCGATCAGCAGCGCAGTCAGTGGTATTTCCAGCGCTACGTGGAGCACTTCCCGTCAGGCGGGGAGATTGTGCTGTTTGATCGCAGCTGGTACAACCGCGCCGGCGTGGAGCGGGTGATGGGCTTCTGCAGCGAAGCGGAGCTGCGGGAATTTGAGCAGTCGTGCCCGGAATTCGAGCGGATGTTGGTGCGCTCCGGGATCGTGCTGCTCAAGTATTGGTTTTCCGTAAGCGATGCTGAACAGGAGGCACGCTTTCAGGCCCGCATCGATGATCCGGCACGGCGCTGGAAGCTCAGCCCGATGGATCTGCAGTCGCGCGATCGCTGGTTGGAGTTCTCTCGGGCGAAGGATGAGATGTTCGCCCACACCAACATCCCCGAAGCCCCCTGGTTCACGGTGGAGGCCGACGACAAACGCCGGGCACGACTTAACTGCATCCGGCACCTGCTCAGCAAGGTGCCCTACGAAGACATGACCCCACCGGCCCAGAAGCTGCCCCCGCGCCGCAGCGCCAAGGGCTACAAGCGGCCGCCGATCAACGAGCAGTTCTTCGTGCCGAACGCCTACCCGTGA
- a CDS encoding DUF4335 domain-containing protein — protein sequence MKLTSRYEQTSCRLVLEGLPDLSAGQSSQTIGILTGFSLALAGKTELEGQRDHLQALLNVVLPYARGLISGIARPQGTAEVPVAIRPLEGHHELELRSSQPNTPPLRLPLDDAELSDLVRCLDRLQLDPQIAVPLEWPAPLPLRRSELRHRLPLARRVAAPLTGIAALLVAAALASLLPTPKPPASAPAAVSTPTRGG from the coding sequence ATGAAACTCACCAGCCGCTACGAACAAACCAGCTGCCGGCTTGTGCTGGAAGGGTTGCCGGATCTCTCCGCCGGCCAGAGCAGCCAGACCATCGGCATCCTCACCGGCTTCAGTCTCGCCCTGGCCGGCAAAACCGAGCTGGAAGGCCAGCGCGATCACCTGCAGGCTCTGCTCAATGTGGTGCTCCCCTATGCCCGCGGCCTGATCAGCGGCATAGCCCGGCCCCAGGGCACAGCGGAGGTGCCCGTGGCCATCCGCCCGCTGGAGGGCCACCACGAGCTGGAGCTGCGCAGCAGCCAGCCCAATACCCCGCCCCTGCGCCTGCCCCTCGACGATGCGGAGCTGAGCGATCTGGTGCGTTGCCTCGATCGCCTGCAGCTCGATCCGCAGATCGCGGTGCCCCTCGAGTGGCCAGCGCCGCTTCCGCTGCGGCGTTCGGAGCTGCGCCACCGTTTGCCCTTGGCCCGCCGGGTGGCGGCACCGCTCACGGGGATTGCCGCGCTGTTGGTGGCGGCTGCTCTGGCCTCCCTGCTGCCTACGCCCAAGCCACCTGCCAGTGCGCCGGCGGCGGTGAGCACTCCCACGCGCGGCGGTTGA
- a CDS encoding DUF3038 domain-containing protein, translated as MADAPLPPQRSLSRRGLERLDLLLLSAEALDLNGGEAMVWLSEEMGLTALFPNRVELWKRRCSNPLRRTTRRDPISEAEADGLIRILNALADRLYPMLRSLLSSAEPPQLSEQRWALFRGRLQELLKERFNPRRGGVQRLLDPQEGPELCRELIQTMALSAGPGGFARLKASLMDAAA; from the coding sequence ATGGCTGATGCTCCTCTGCCCCCCCAGCGCTCGCTCTCCCGGCGGGGTCTGGAGCGGCTCGATCTGTTGCTGCTCTCCGCTGAAGCGCTCGACCTCAATGGCGGTGAGGCGATGGTGTGGCTGAGCGAAGAGATGGGGCTCACCGCGTTGTTCCCCAACCGGGTGGAACTCTGGAAACGCCGTTGCAGCAACCCGCTGCGGCGCACCACCCGCCGCGATCCCATCAGCGAAGCCGAAGCCGATGGCCTGATCCGCATCCTCAATGCGCTCGCGGATCGCCTCTACCCGATGCTGCGCAGCTTGCTCTCCTCTGCGGAACCGCCCCAGCTGAGTGAGCAGCGTTGGGCCCTGTTCCGCGGCCGCCTGCAGGAGCTGCTGAAGGAGCGCTTCAATCCCCGCCGCGGCGGCGTGCAGCGCCTGCTCGATCCCCAGGAAGGCCCTGAGCTCTGCCGCGAGCTGATCCAAACCATGGCCCTCAGTGCCGGCCCGGGCGGTTTTGCACGGCTGAAGGCCAGCTTGATGGACGCAGCGGCGTGA
- a CDS encoding adenine phosphoribosyltransferase — protein MTTLDLRGLVRDIPDFPKPGILFRDITPLMRSPLAWQEVMRQMGAVCDQLAPDLIVGIESRGFIVGTALATARNIGFSPVRKPGKLPGEVIGVDYTLEYGSDRLEIIPDGFEHKPRVLIVDDLLATGGTAGACAELVHRVGGELCGFAFIVELADLGGKAKLPEAVPVESLIVY, from the coding sequence ATGACCACCCTTGACCTGCGTGGCCTGGTACGCGATATCCCCGACTTTCCCAAGCCGGGCATCCTGTTTCGCGACATCACGCCGCTGATGCGCAGCCCCCTGGCCTGGCAAGAAGTGATGCGCCAGATGGGAGCTGTGTGCGATCAGCTGGCCCCCGATCTGATCGTGGGCATCGAATCGCGCGGGTTCATCGTGGGCACCGCCCTGGCCACCGCCCGCAACATCGGCTTCAGCCCGGTGCGCAAGCCCGGGAAGTTGCCGGGTGAGGTGATTGGCGTGGATTACACCCTCGAATACGGCAGCGATCGGCTCGAGATCATTCCCGATGGCTTTGAACACAAGCCGCGGGTGCTGATCGTGGACGACCTGTTGGCCACCGGCGGCACCGCCGGCGCCTGCGCCGAGCTGGTGCACCGCGTGGGCGGCGAACTTTGCGGCTTTGCCTTCATCGTGGAATTGGCTGATCTGGGCGGCAAAGCCAAGCTGCCGGAGGCGGTGCCGGTGGAATCGCTGATCGTGTACTGA
- a CDS encoding DUF2949 domain-containing protein has product MVISSSPQPPPSPALLRYLRQELGLTDNALQLGLKQADQEQAPLPVVLWRFGLITLEQFDQVLSWQAALDP; this is encoded by the coding sequence ATGGTGATCAGCAGCTCGCCGCAACCGCCCCCCAGCCCAGCGTTGCTGCGCTACCTGCGCCAGGAGCTGGGGCTAACGGACAACGCTCTGCAGCTGGGGCTTAAGCAGGCCGATCAGGAGCAGGCCCCCTTGCCGGTGGTGCTCTGGCGTTTCGGCCTGATCACGCTGGAGCAGTTTGATCAGGTGCTCAGCTGGCAGGCCGCCCTGGATCCGTAG
- a CDS encoding FAD-dependent monooxygenase, giving the protein MRRSVTAATAAPLRARVFGAGPTGALAALALARSGWQVVLCDPQPAAALLDRSRAYALTHSSAELLEGLGLWQPLQAHLAPFRRLELCDQALQQQVSFGAADLPVHPGRSPADAVGWILQHRPLMALLLQALEGESGVSLRLADPAGCSSELPVDLEVAADGHHSPRRRAARIRHWHRPYRQGCLTVQVRLRGSEADQAWELFRPEGPFAVLPLGGDAFQLVWSAPLPRLQQLERLEPVAFLDALSAALPERLQAEVLLDQPRAFPVALEWAWPLQRRGLVVVGEAAHRSHPVGGQGLNLCWRDVAVLQQLAGQVQAGRLPSRQLPGRYAARRWLDIALVLFATDALVRLFSNRQPLLLPLRRLGLALLARAPWLRALSLSAMSDGPCRLRWP; this is encoded by the coding sequence ATGCGCCGCTCCGTCACCGCCGCCACCGCTGCCCCGCTGCGGGCCCGGGTGTTCGGGGCTGGTCCCACTGGCGCCCTGGCGGCTTTGGCCCTGGCCCGTTCGGGTTGGCAGGTGGTGTTGTGTGATCCCCAGCCCGCCGCCGCCCTGCTGGATCGCAGCCGTGCCTACGCTCTCACCCATTCCAGTGCCGAACTGCTGGAGGGGTTGGGGCTCTGGCAGCCGCTCCAGGCGCACCTGGCGCCATTTCGCCGCCTGGAGCTCTGCGATCAAGCGCTGCAGCAGCAGGTGAGTTTCGGTGCCGCCGACCTGCCAGTGCACCCAGGTCGCAGCCCTGCAGATGCCGTGGGCTGGATCCTCCAGCACCGTCCCCTGATGGCTCTGCTGTTGCAAGCCCTGGAGGGTGAGAGTGGGGTGAGTCTGCGCCTGGCGGATCCCGCCGGCTGCTCCTCAGAGCTGCCTGTGGATCTGGAGGTGGCCGCCGATGGCCATCACTCACCCCGGCGCCGGGCGGCCCGGATTCGCCATTGGCATCGCCCCTACCGCCAGGGCTGCCTCACGGTGCAGGTGCGGCTGCGGGGCTCCGAAGCCGATCAGGCTTGGGAGTTGTTTCGCCCGGAGGGCCCCTTTGCTGTTTTGCCCCTTGGGGGGGACGCCTTCCAATTGGTGTGGAGTGCGCCGCTGCCGCGGCTGCAGCAGTTGGAGCGGCTGGAGCCGGTGGCGTTCCTCGACGCTTTGAGCGCTGCTTTGCCGGAGCGGCTGCAGGCGGAGGTGCTGCTGGATCAGCCGCGGGCGTTCCCCGTGGCGCTGGAGTGGGCCTGGCCCCTGCAACGGCGAGGCCTGGTGGTGGTGGGTGAAGCGGCGCACCGCTCCCATCCTGTGGGCGGCCAGGGCCTCAACCTCTGCTGGCGGGATGTGGCGGTGTTGCAGCAGTTGGCGGGGCAAGTGCAGGCCGGCCGGCTGCCATCGCGGCAGTTGCCCGGACGCTACGCCGCCCGGCGCTGGCTTGATATCGCCCTGGTGCTGTTTGCCACCGATGCTTTGGTGCGCCTGTTCTCCAACCGTCAGCCGCTGCTGCTTCCCCTGCGGCGGCTCGGGTTGGCGTTGTTGGCGCGGGCGCCGTGGCTGCGGGCCCTGAGCTTGAGCGCCATGAGCGATGGCCCTTGCCGCTTGCGCTGGCCCTGA
- a CDS encoding high light inducible protein has product MTQANTPVIRGATVTEEDGGRLNAFASEPRMQVVEAENGWGFHERAEKLNGRMAMLGFIALLATEFALGGEAFTRGLLGIG; this is encoded by the coding sequence ATGACTCAGGCCAACACTCCCGTCATCCGTGGCGCCACCGTGACGGAGGAAGACGGCGGTCGTTTGAACGCCTTTGCTTCTGAGCCCCGCATGCAGGTGGTGGAAGCTGAGAACGGCTGGGGCTTCCACGAGCGCGCTGAGAAGCTCAATGGCCGCATGGCCATGCTCGGCTTCATCGCTCTGCTTGCCACTGAATTCGCCCTCGGTGGTGAAGCGTTCACCCGCGGCCTGCTGGGCATCGGCTGA